One segment of Radiobacillus kanasensis DNA contains the following:
- a CDS encoding DedA family protein → METWVTEIIREYGYIGVFLTMVLENVFPPIPSEIVLPFSGFMTTKTNLSPILMIIVASLGSITGAVILYWIGSKLNVERLEGIVERWGHILRLKKEDVRKADAWFDRYGIWTVLFCRIVPLIRSLISIPAGMSGMPFSLFLLFTTIGTLVWNTILILIGVNLGSAWPTIVGYMDLYSNFIYVLLVLLAILALFWYLKLVKKRKNS, encoded by the coding sequence TTGGAAACTTGGGTTACCGAGATTATTAGAGAGTATGGCTATATAGGCGTATTTTTAACAATGGTTCTGGAAAATGTGTTTCCACCCATTCCATCCGAAATTGTATTGCCATTCAGCGGGTTTATGACGACGAAGACGAATTTAAGTCCAATCCTTATGATTATCGTCGCTTCACTAGGCTCCATCACAGGAGCTGTTATTTTGTATTGGATTGGATCCAAGCTGAACGTTGAACGATTAGAAGGAATAGTAGAAAGATGGGGCCATATCCTTCGGCTAAAAAAGGAAGATGTCCGAAAAGCAGATGCCTGGTTTGACCGATATGGCATTTGGACGGTACTGTTTTGTCGAATTGTTCCCCTAATTCGAAGTCTGATTTCGATTCCTGCAGGGATGTCAGGTATGCCTTTTTCTTTGTTTTTATTATTTACGACGATAGGGACACTCGTCTGGAATACGATTCTCATTTTAATCGGGGTGAATTTGGGTTCTGCTTGGCCAACCATTGTCGGATATATGGATCTTTATTCCAACTTCATTTATGTCCTACTCGTTTTATTAGCGATTTTGGCGCTGTTTTGGTACCTAAAACTAGTGAAAAAACGGAAAAATTCATGA
- a CDS encoding 2-oxoglutarate dehydrogenase E1 component, producing MGYVEEQYDLYRENPDAVDSSLKEIFDQYGEPVWLSNSGQGVQSVPTQQNDQDMKKVTSAIKLVEAIRRYGHLEADIYPVGKEKNRKSELVHEETYGLSKMDLEAIPASWVWDHNLSSVRTAWDVVSTLRKQYAGTISFEYDHVNNDEERKWLQDHIEFGTYHLALTEEEKKQLLQQIVDVEGFENFLAKTFVAQKRFSIEGLEVMVPMLDKIVQNSFYDETEEILMGMAHRGRLSVLSHILGKPFDKIFSEFHSADKELIPSSGSRGITYGWTGDVKYHFGAERKAGEEKPSPTRITLAHNPSHLEFVNPVVEGSTRAAQDFRFQPGAPIQNKNKAISISIHGDAAFIGEGVVAETLNLSSLPAYQTGGTIHLIANNLVGFTTGQEQGRSTRYASDLAKGFEIPIIHVNADDPEACIAAVQLAYQYRKVFNKDILIDLVGYRRYGHNEMDEPRSTQPHLYQDIDNHQTVTSIYGGKLQEEGAIQEGSLNEMKEAVEKKLKDIYNAMKEDRPVDPEAEPVPDALMIDLDEIETAVPEEVLRKLNQDLLKRPEGFNGFKKVEKILERRAKVLDEGNKADWGAGEALAYASILKDGIPIRLTGQDTERGTFAHRHLVLHDVKTGEKYCPMHGLEDGKATFDINNSPLSEAAVLGFEYGYSVQAPKTLVLWEGQFGDFANAGQVLIDQFIASGRAKWGEKSNMVMLLPHGYEGQGPEHSSARLERFLTLAAENNLIVANVTSSAQYFHLIRRQAALVDSDSARPLVIMSPKSLLRNPSVASEAKQFSEGKFQPLMTQSGLPKTTKKAKRLVIGSGKIMVDIQETMEKSGEKYEDLHVARVEQIYPFPLNEIEKTLKGLPNVEEVVWVQEEPKNMGSWNFVKEPLFRLLNGEKELKYVGRCERSAPAVGDPNIHKTEQNRIVKEAIELSKGGDSK from the coding sequence ATGGGGTATGTAGAAGAACAATACGATCTGTACAGAGAAAATCCAGATGCGGTCGATTCATCTTTAAAAGAGATCTTCGACCAATACGGAGAACCTGTATGGCTCAGCAATTCCGGACAAGGAGTACAATCTGTTCCAACACAACAAAATGATCAGGATATGAAAAAGGTGACCTCGGCAATCAAACTTGTGGAGGCTATTCGTCGTTATGGTCATTTGGAAGCAGATATTTATCCGGTTGGGAAAGAAAAGAATCGTAAGTCTGAACTAGTACATGAGGAAACGTACGGTTTGTCGAAAATGGATTTGGAAGCGATTCCTGCAAGTTGGGTATGGGATCACAACTTATCTTCAGTGAGAACGGCTTGGGATGTTGTTTCGACTTTAAGAAAACAATACGCAGGTACGATTTCCTTTGAATATGATCATGTAAACAATGATGAAGAAAGAAAATGGTTACAGGATCACATTGAGTTTGGTACCTACCACTTGGCACTTACGGAGGAAGAAAAAAAACAACTGCTACAACAGATTGTTGATGTAGAAGGGTTTGAGAATTTCTTAGCCAAAACCTTCGTTGCTCAGAAACGTTTTTCCATTGAGGGACTAGAAGTGATGGTTCCGATGTTAGATAAAATCGTTCAAAACTCTTTTTATGATGAAACCGAAGAAATTTTAATGGGTATGGCACACCGTGGACGTTTAAGCGTGTTATCCCACATTTTAGGTAAACCATTTGATAAGATTTTCTCTGAGTTCCACTCAGCGGATAAGGAATTAATTCCTTCTTCGGGTTCAAGAGGAATCACGTATGGTTGGACGGGGGATGTGAAGTATCACTTTGGTGCAGAGCGAAAAGCAGGGGAAGAGAAACCGTCTCCGACTCGAATTACACTTGCTCATAACCCATCCCACCTTGAATTTGTTAATCCAGTAGTGGAAGGTTCTACGAGAGCTGCTCAGGATTTCCGATTCCAACCGGGAGCACCCATTCAAAACAAAAATAAAGCAATCAGCATCTCTATACATGGGGACGCCGCCTTTATTGGAGAAGGTGTTGTAGCCGAAACCCTAAATTTAAGTAGTTTACCAGCCTATCAAACAGGCGGTACGATTCACTTGATTGCGAACAACTTAGTAGGATTCACAACAGGTCAAGAGCAAGGAAGATCGACGAGATATGCGAGTGATCTTGCAAAAGGATTTGAAATTCCGATTATTCATGTGAATGCGGATGATCCAGAAGCTTGTATTGCTGCGGTTCAACTAGCTTATCAATACCGTAAAGTATTTAACAAAGACATTTTAATCGATTTAGTTGGTTACCGTAGATATGGACACAATGAAATGGATGAACCGCGTTCCACACAACCGCACTTATATCAAGATATTGATAATCATCAAACGGTTACGTCGATTTATGGCGGAAAGCTACAAGAAGAAGGGGCCATTCAAGAAGGAAGCCTCAACGAAATGAAAGAAGCAGTAGAGAAGAAGTTAAAGGATATTTATAACGCGATGAAAGAAGATCGTCCAGTTGATCCAGAGGCTGAACCAGTACCCGATGCTTTAATGATTGATTTGGATGAGATTGAGACAGCCGTTCCCGAAGAAGTTTTACGTAAGCTAAATCAAGACTTATTGAAGCGTCCAGAAGGATTTAATGGCTTCAAGAAAGTTGAAAAAATCCTTGAGCGTCGTGCGAAAGTGCTTGATGAAGGAAATAAAGCGGACTGGGGTGCAGGGGAAGCACTAGCTTATGCTTCTATTTTGAAAGATGGCATTCCAATTCGTCTAACTGGTCAAGATACCGAGCGTGGAACGTTTGCGCATCGCCACCTTGTTTTACATGATGTGAAAACAGGTGAAAAGTATTGCCCAATGCATGGATTAGAGGATGGAAAAGCAACGTTCGATATTAACAACAGCCCATTATCAGAAGCTGCTGTGCTTGGATTTGAGTATGGGTATAGTGTGCAAGCACCGAAAACGTTAGTGCTTTGGGAAGGGCAATTTGGGGACTTCGCCAATGCGGGTCAAGTTCTCATTGACCAATTCATTGCATCTGGTCGTGCGAAGTGGGGCGAGAAATCTAATATGGTTATGCTTCTTCCACATGGCTATGAAGGCCAAGGACCAGAGCACTCCAGTGCACGATTGGAGCGTTTCTTAACATTAGCTGCGGAAAACAATTTGATTGTGGCTAATGTGACATCTAGTGCCCAATATTTCCACTTGATTCGTCGTCAAGCTGCTTTAGTAGATAGTGATTCTGCAAGACCTCTTGTTATCATGTCACCGAAGAGCTTGTTGCGTAACCCAAGTGTAGCATCTGAGGCGAAGCAATTTAGTGAAGGTAAATTCCAACCGTTAATGACACAATCAGGATTACCGAAAACAACGAAGAAGGCGAAGCGTCTCGTAATCGGTAGTGGGAAAATCATGGTTGATATTCAAGAAACGATGGAAAAATCGGGTGAAAAATACGAGGACCTTCATGTTGCTCGGGTTGAACAAATTTACCCATTCCCGTTGAACGAAATTGAAAAAACATTAAAAGGTTTACCGAATGTCGAGGAAGTAGTTTGGGTTCAAGAGGAACCGAAAAACATGGGTAGCTGGAACTTTGTAAAAGAACCATTATTCCGTTTGTTAAATGGGGAAAAAGAACTGAAGTATGTAGGTCGATGTGAACGTTCCGCTCCTGCAGTTGGAGATCCTAACATTCACAAAACAGAACAAAATCGGATTGTTAAAGAAGCTATAGAGCTGTCTAAAGGAGGAGATTCCAAGTGA
- the odhB gene encoding 2-oxoglutarate dehydrogenase complex dihydrolipoyllysine-residue succinyltransferase, whose amino-acid sequence MKEIKVPELAESITEGTISQWLVKQGDKVEKGDPVLELETDKVNIEVNSDYSGVVAELLKEEGDDVEVGDVIAKVDENGEAGGAPSNSGAEEKQEAKQPEVKEEPKASETSQEITEDTSSSDRKEVVASPAARKRARELGIDLSTVQAKDPLGRIRPEDVDATARGGQKQEQPKKQEAKTDEKTEFDKPVERVKMSRRRQTIANRLVEAQHNAAMLTTFNEVDMTSVMKLRAERKDKFLEKHDVKLGFMSFFTKAVVAALKDFPLINAEIQGNELVLKKFYDIGIAVSTDDGLVVPVVRDADRLDFAGVEREIATLGKKARNKELQLADLQGGSFTITNGGIFGSLLSTPIINAPQVGILGMHSIQKRPVVMPDDSIEVRPMMYIALSYDHRIVDGKEAVQFLVRIKQLLEDPYDLLLEG is encoded by the coding sequence GTGAAGGAAATTAAAGTCCCAGAGTTAGCAGAATCTATTACAGAAGGTACGATCTCACAATGGTTAGTCAAACAAGGCGATAAAGTCGAGAAGGGCGATCCGGTGTTAGAGTTAGAGACAGACAAAGTAAACATCGAGGTTAATTCTGACTACTCTGGTGTCGTAGCAGAGCTTTTAAAAGAAGAAGGCGATGATGTAGAAGTTGGGGACGTTATTGCGAAAGTAGATGAAAATGGGGAAGCTGGTGGTGCACCTTCAAATAGTGGTGCTGAAGAGAAACAAGAGGCGAAACAACCAGAAGTAAAAGAAGAACCTAAAGCATCCGAAACATCTCAAGAAATTACAGAAGATACTTCTTCCTCAGATAGAAAAGAGGTAGTGGCTTCTCCTGCTGCGCGAAAACGTGCAAGAGAGCTTGGTATTGATCTAAGCACGGTTCAAGCAAAAGACCCATTAGGTCGTATTCGTCCAGAAGATGTAGATGCTACGGCTAGAGGCGGTCAAAAGCAAGAACAACCGAAAAAACAAGAAGCGAAAACTGATGAAAAGACAGAGTTTGATAAGCCAGTAGAGCGCGTGAAAATGTCTCGTCGCCGTCAAACGATTGCCAATCGTTTAGTGGAAGCACAACACAATGCTGCGATGCTTACAACCTTTAATGAAGTTGACATGACTTCTGTTATGAAACTTAGAGCAGAACGTAAAGATAAATTCCTAGAAAAACATGATGTGAAATTAGGATTTATGTCTTTCTTTACAAAAGCAGTAGTTGCAGCTTTAAAAGACTTCCCACTAATTAATGCAGAAATCCAAGGCAATGAACTAGTGCTTAAGAAATTCTACGATATCGGCATTGCCGTATCAACAGATGATGGTCTCGTGGTACCAGTCGTTCGCGACGCAGACCGTTTAGATTTCGCTGGAGTAGAAAGAGAAATTGCTACACTCGGAAAGAAAGCTCGTAACAAAGAGCTTCAGTTAGCAGATCTTCAAGGTGGTTCATTCACGATAACAAACGGAGGAATCTTTGGATCATTACTATCTACACCAATCATCAATGCACCACAGGTTGGTATTTTAGGGATGCATTCGATTCAAAAACGTCCTGTCGTTATGCCGGATGATAGCATTGAAGTACGTCCAATGATGTACATCGCATTGTCCTATGACCACAGAATTGTAGACGGGAAAGAAGCGGTACAATTCCTCGTACGCATTAAACAACTTCTAGAAGATCCATATGATCTGTTACTAGAAGGATAA
- a CDS encoding SgrR family transcriptional regulator produces the protein MDLSYFAMRAHLLVREKELTVSFKLEELEDVWFCTKRNVKRKLHQLVEQEKCAYIPGKGRGNASTLIFNQPFREEIRTFARWCMEQQKPEELIQLLQLPIPKAWVTNVSKDIRTLFGIQATNQHKDILRTIISRDLSTLDPVHSSITFENHMIKQLGDSLVNYDQKTDKIIPHLAHHWRVNDTFDEWTFYLRKGVRFHHQGLMTSEDVAYTLRRFTKSSPYYWKVKDIKEMECISPHIIRFSLQESNPFFLRYLSSSNLSILPKDVPFDDTQWIGTGAFQLKERNKKRIVLEAFDSYFFERPFLDRVEFWKIPSETAQTVSYNIQTGEDIQEGIHKREVEVGFRFLAFNFNKQTIVHHPAFRKAIYHLMDVRQVQKELGREEVLEASSFFPWKSKPRQRDTHKIDGLLKESGYQGQTLKLYSLDYPNAKEEAIWLQKHAAQFGINISAHHFNLQDFYQFSFDNEADLLLMGEVSTLDYHLSFLGAFYNDVLIFRRFFRNDQVANIDQHLERFKKEEDKLKREEIMEQIEAYIKKENLILFLQHPIKNRIFHPMIQSIHLESYGQVDFKRLWIV, from the coding sequence ATGGACTTATCTTATTTTGCGATGCGTGCTCATTTATTAGTTCGAGAAAAAGAGCTCACGGTCTCCTTTAAGCTCGAAGAATTAGAAGACGTATGGTTTTGCACAAAACGAAATGTTAAACGAAAGCTACATCAACTCGTTGAACAAGAAAAGTGTGCGTACATACCTGGTAAAGGAAGAGGAAATGCTTCTACCCTTATTTTTAATCAACCTTTCCGTGAAGAAATAAGAACGTTCGCTAGATGGTGTATGGAACAGCAAAAGCCAGAAGAATTAATTCAATTGCTACAGCTTCCGATTCCGAAGGCTTGGGTCACCAACGTATCTAAAGATATTCGAACACTATTCGGAATTCAAGCAACCAATCAGCATAAAGACATCTTGCGTACCATCATTTCCAGAGATTTAAGCACCTTAGACCCTGTTCACAGCTCGATTACATTTGAAAATCATATGATCAAACAACTTGGTGATTCACTGGTTAACTATGACCAAAAGACAGACAAAATCATCCCACATCTCGCTCACCACTGGCGTGTGAATGACACCTTTGATGAATGGACCTTCTATTTGCGAAAAGGGGTTCGTTTTCATCATCAAGGATTAATGACAAGTGAAGATGTTGCATATACGTTACGCCGATTCACGAAAAGCTCCCCTTACTACTGGAAGGTAAAAGATATTAAGGAAATGGAATGTATTAGTCCACATATTATTCGTTTTAGTCTACAGGAATCAAACCCTTTTTTCTTACGTTATCTATCATCGTCCAACCTGTCCATATTGCCAAAGGATGTTCCATTTGATGATACACAGTGGATCGGAACAGGAGCCTTTCAGCTAAAAGAACGAAACAAAAAACGAATCGTTTTAGAAGCCTTTGATTCCTATTTCTTTGAAAGGCCGTTCTTAGATCGAGTGGAATTTTGGAAAATACCGTCTGAAACTGCTCAAACCGTTTCGTATAACATTCAAACAGGGGAAGACATTCAAGAAGGGATTCATAAACGAGAAGTAGAGGTAGGATTTCGCTTTTTAGCCTTTAATTTCAACAAGCAAACAATTGTACATCATCCAGCGTTCCGTAAGGCTATTTATCACCTGATGGATGTTCGGCAGGTTCAGAAGGAACTAGGGCGCGAAGAGGTATTAGAGGCTAGCAGTTTTTTCCCTTGGAAGTCCAAACCAAGACAACGGGATACGCATAAAATCGATGGACTGCTTAAGGAATCTGGCTACCAGGGGCAAACCTTAAAACTATATTCTCTCGATTACCCTAACGCCAAAGAAGAAGCGATATGGCTACAAAAACACGCTGCACAATTTGGAATAAACATATCTGCTCATCATTTTAATTTACAAGATTTCTATCAATTTTCGTTCGATAACGAGGCAGATTTACTCTTAATGGGGGAAGTTTCTACACTGGATTACCACCTATCCTTTTTAGGAGCCTTTTACAATGATGTATTGATATTTCGCCGCTTTTTTCGAAACGATCAGGTTGCTAACATCGATCAACATTTAGAACGATTCAAAAAAGAAGAAGACAAGCTAAAGCGTGAAGAAATCATGGAACAAATAGAAGCCTATATCAAAAAAGAGAACCTAATACTCTTCTTGCAGCACCCGATTAAAAACCGAATCTTTCACCCGATGATCCAAAGCATCCACTTGGAATCGTATGGACAGGTGGATTTCAAGCGTTTATGGATTGTGTAA
- a CDS encoding MDR family MFS transporter — protein sequence MFKQLHPNIRVRIYTSFLSRIIGSMIFPFMAIYFTKEINATVAGILLLINVIVQFLAGLYGGFLADLLGRKKLMVIGESMKLIAFFGMLLVNSPLMTSAIATYVMMLIISVASGFINPAADAMLIDVSTKETRAFMYSVSYWANNLSMMVGLIVGGWFFETHFFELLIGLVVMNILTLWITIKLIEETYQVKETIQKKEYGLVPLFKSYQAVIKDIPFILFTLGGIAILSLEFQRSNYISVRLEQDFIPKVFDYFSTYSFSIDGIKLASLLTVVNTLMIVLFTAAVSKGIQEKAEQPIMYVGFVLFGVGFAIMAFSNNLVILVLASVILSLGELLYVPTRQSILADIVDDSKRGAYMAFSGFVFQIGKMIGAICIIIGEAIGGLSMAGLYMVFTVLGIVLCRVSLQRRSKGTSSVGKKPVRA from the coding sequence ATGTTTAAACAATTACATCCGAATATTCGCGTTCGTATTTACACTTCTTTCTTGAGTAGGATCATTGGATCCATGATTTTCCCGTTTATGGCGATTTATTTCACCAAAGAAATAAACGCGACTGTTGCCGGTATTTTGTTATTAATCAACGTAATCGTTCAATTTCTAGCAGGGTTGTATGGCGGATTTTTAGCCGATTTGCTAGGACGTAAAAAGTTAATGGTGATCGGAGAATCAATGAAACTAATAGCTTTCTTTGGAATGCTACTTGTGAACTCTCCACTTATGACATCTGCCATCGCTACATACGTGATGATGCTTATTATCAGTGTTGCCTCTGGTTTTATTAATCCAGCTGCAGATGCAATGTTAATCGATGTGAGTACAAAAGAAACCCGTGCGTTTATGTATTCGGTAAGCTACTGGGCCAATAACTTATCCATGATGGTAGGACTGATTGTCGGAGGCTGGTTTTTTGAAACGCATTTCTTTGAACTTTTAATTGGTCTTGTTGTCATGAATATCTTGACCCTTTGGATTACAATCAAACTAATTGAAGAGACCTATCAAGTGAAGGAAACGATTCAGAAAAAAGAGTATGGGCTTGTCCCATTGTTTAAAAGCTATCAAGCTGTGATTAAGGACATTCCGTTTATTTTATTCACTTTAGGCGGTATTGCCATTTTGTCCCTAGAATTTCAACGTAGTAATTATATTTCCGTTCGATTAGAGCAGGATTTTATCCCTAAGGTATTTGATTACTTTAGCACCTATTCGTTCTCTATCGATGGGATAAAGCTAGCTAGTTTATTAACAGTAGTCAATACGCTTATGATTGTGTTATTCACTGCTGCTGTTTCCAAAGGCATTCAAGAAAAAGCAGAACAACCGATTATGTATGTAGGATTTGTCCTTTTTGGTGTCGGATTTGCTATCATGGCCTTTTCTAACAATCTAGTGATTCTAGTCCTAGCGTCCGTGATTCTTTCCTTAGGCGAGTTACTTTACGTTCCAACTAGACAATCGATTCTTGCCGATATTGTAGACGATTCAAAAAGGGGTGCGTATATGGCATTCAGTGGATTCGTGTTCCAAATTGGAAAAATGATCGGAGCGATATGTATTATCATAGGGGAAGCGATTGGCGGATTAAGTATGGCAGGGCTTTACATGGTGTTCACCGTACTAGGT